From the Leptospira perdikensis genome, the window TGGAAAGTAAATCCCCTTGCCTTGGTTTTTTATTTTTAGAATAATCATCACCACGGAAAAGAACATATCCTCCAATGGGGATGGCCGTGATCTGGTAAATGGTTTTCCCAATTCTTTTTTTCCAAATTCCTTTTCCATACCCAAGAGAAAAAATCCGAGCTTCCACTCCGACCAACTTTCCACATACGAGGTGCCCCAATTCATGGATAAAAATAGAAACCGCTAACATAAATACGGCGCCGAGTACCATGATGATCATATAGTCACTCCCCCTCTCCGAAATTCTTTTTGGATAAATTCACGTGTTTCCTGATCTTTTTCTAGATACCCTTCTAAATCATCGGGGAAGGCATTTGCAATTTTATTTAGTGCCGATTCGATTAACTTAGGAATGGCGATAAAAGAAATTTTTTCTTCTAAAAACAAAGCAACGGCTTCTTCATTGGCGGCATTGAATACAGAAGGGGCAGTCCCACCAACCCTTCCCGCTTGGAAGGCAAGTTTAAGTCCAGGATAACGACCTAAATCAGGAGGGAAAAATTCCAAAGTTTTCCAAGTCGAAGGTTTTCTTTCGATAAGCATCTTCGGTGTTGGCGTTGGATAAAATAAAGAATGGGCAATGGGATAAATCATATCGGGATGGCTTGTGTATTGCAAACAAGCACCGTCCAGAGTTTCAATGATTCCATGTGTGAGTGATTGCGGGTGGATCACCACTTCAATCTCGTCATAAGAAAATCCAAATAAAAAATGAGCTTCAATCACTTCGAGACCTTTGTTGATCAGTCCCGCTGAATCCACTGTGATTTTTGGGCCCATCGACCATGTGGGATGGTTTAATGCTTGTTTTACGGACACATGTTCTAATTCTTCAATGGGCAGAGTTCGGAAACTTCCCCCCGATGCCGTAAGTGTGATGGCACGAATATTAGATCTTTTTTCTCTTTCAATCAACTGAAAGAGTGCATTGTGTTCCGAGTCAACAGGAACCATTAAAGTATTGTATTTTGCCACCAAACGGTTGATCAGTGGTCCAAAGGTCACGAGTGTTTCTTTATTGGCGATTGCGATTTTTTTACCAGCCTCAATGGCGGCAATGGTAGGTCTGACTCCTCTTGCCCCAACAACGGCAGTCACAACCACAGAAACAGAAGATAACCGAACCAAATCCGATAAAGAATCTTCTCCATAAAGAATGGTAGTGGATTTGTACTTAGAACCCAAAGCCCCTTCTAACTTAGAATCGGTGATAGAAATCACTTCCGGAGAAAATTCACCCATCAGTGATTTTGCAAGATCTAAGTTCGAATGAACCGAAAAACTACGTAAAGAAAAGGAGTCTTTGAACTGGCGGAGTACCTTCACAGTCGAAGAGCCAACAGAACCAGAAATTCCTAATACGGATACTCCAACCATGTAACTCTTAGACCGTTCCGAAAGTGGGAATCAGACCGCGTAACCGAGAATTCCCTTAAATAGGAAGTAATAGTAAATCACAGGAACGGTAAAAAGGAGTGCATCTGCCAAATCAAGAACCCCACCATGGCCCGGGATCAAACTTCCGGAATCTTTGATTTTCGCATCTCGTTTCATCGCAGACTCAGCCAAATCTCCCATCACAGAAATGACAGAAACCACAAAGGCAACAATCACGGATTCAATCACTCCAATTGGCAATTTCACACCGCTAAAATGTTCCCAAGTGAAATTTAGAATTTGGACACCGACAACAGCTGTGATGTTTCCCGTCACATATCCTTCCCAAGTTTTTTTAGGAGAGATTTTCAAACCGGCAGGATGTTTTCCAAACCAACGACCACCAAAATAGGCTCCTGCATCACTCATAAAAGTAATTACGGAAACTAAAAAGATATAATAAGCACCAAAAGGGAATGCGAGTAGGAGTAAAAAATGTCCGATGGGAATCGCTAAATAAATAGGACCAAGGATGGTGGCACTCGCAGAAAATAAAGCACCATCTAACGGACGTTTTAGAATTTGCAAAATCCAAACAGTTAAGGAAAGTGCGATGAGTAAAAAAGGAATCGGATGGAATCCTTCGCGAAGAATCTTAGACAATTCCAAAACAAAAGCGGGAGGAGTCACTTCGAACTGAAGGCCTAAAAACTGAATGTAATAGACTGTAAAAATTAAAATCGAAAAGAATAATCCCGTTCCAAAAAAAGGTTTGGAGTCTTCTCGTCTGCAGAATGCATACAGTTCTTTTAAACCCAAGTAGATGGTAATACAACCAAAGGCATAGAACTCCAAATAGTAAAAAGAACTATGGAAGATCATGAACACATATACAAATGTTAATACAATTGCAGAAAGGATACGGAGTGTTGTCTCACTCATAACAAACCACCAAATTTACGTTTTCGGGAATCAAAAAAAAGAAGGGCTTCTTCCAAAGAAGTTCTTCCAAAGTCCGGCCAAAGAGTATTTGTAAAATACATTTCAGCATAGGCACTCTGCCACAAAAGAAAATTGGAAATCCTTTGTTCTCCCGCAGTTCTGATCAATAAATCTACCGGCGGCAAAGGGGATGTATACAAATATTTTTCAAATTCTTTGGTACTAATGGGTTTGTCCAAAGTTTCTTTTTTGGACTTCCGTGCAGCCATCACACGGGAAAAATTACTGAGGATCTCTTCATGACCGCCATAGTTCAAACAAAAGTTGGCAGTCAGTTTTTTGTTCTTTTTTGTGACCGCCATGGCATGGTCAATTTTTGAGAGAACCGTTTTAGAAAGTTTATTCCGTGCTCCACTATGATGGATACGAATGCCTTTTTGATGGATGGTATCGAGTCTTGTTTCGATAAACTCAACTAACAAACCAAAGATGGCTTGGATTTCTGTAATAGGGCGTTTCCAATTTTCTGTGGAAAAAGCATAAAGAGAGATGTTGGGGATTTTGTATTCCAAGGCCACATCCAAAAGGCGATCAATTGCGTTCGCCCCTTCTCTATGGCCTTCGGTTCTTTTTTTCCCCTGGCTTTCGGCCCACCTTCCATTTCCGTCCATGATGACAGCAATGTGTGCGGGGATTGAGTTCAACTTCATAGAAAATTAAAGAGTAGTGATCTCTTTTTCTTTTTCCTTTTCTAAGTCTCCCAATTTGGCAATATAAGAATCCGTAATTTTTTGGATTTTGTCTTGGTGGCCTTTTAATTCATCTTGGGACATTTCTGCCTGGTGTTTTTTTAATTCATCATTGGCATCACGACGGATATTACGAATGGCAACTTTTTTTTCTTCGGCCTTTTGTTTGACCACTTTTGCAAGTTCTTTCCGTCTTTCCCCTGTTAGTTCAGGGATATTGATTCGGATGCTAGACCCATCGTTGTTTGGAGTGAGTCCAAGACTTGCTGCAAAAATTGCTTTTTCAATGTCTTTCAACATTCCTTTTTCAAAAGGAGTGATGAGGATGACCCGAGGTTCTGGGCAAGCAATTTTACCAAGTTGGTTTAAAGGAGTGAGTGTTCCGTAATAGTCAACTCGAACATCTTCCACCATCATTGGGTTTGCTTTCCCCGTACGAATCGTACCGAAATCTTTTTTCAAAGCATCTACGGTTTTGTCCATTTTGGACTGCATGGATTTTATAATTTCATCTACCATCTAGAATCACTTCCTCTGAATTGGAGATCAATGTACCAATTGGTTCTCCATCGATTAATTTTCTTAAATTTCCTGCCTTAAAGATATCAAAAACGATGATGGGCATATTATTGTCCATACAGAGACTAAGAGCAGTTGAATCCATCACCTTTAACCGGTGTTTGATGGACTCCATAAAAGAAACTTCTAAGTAACGTTTTGCCGTTGGGTCCTTTTTAGGATCCGCAGTGTACACCCCGTCTACTTTTGTGGCTTTAAGAATGACTTCACATCCTACTTCCACAGCTCGTAGAGATGCAGTTGTATCCGTTGTAAAATAAGGATTTCCTGTTCCACCAGCGAATATAATCACACGATTTTTTTCTAAATGGCGAACGGCACGTCTACGAATATAAGGTTCTGCAACAGATTTCATTTCGATGGCGGAAAGAACTCGGGTAAACATCCCTTGTTTTTCACATGCATCTTGTAAGGCGAGACCATTCATAATGGTGCCAAGCATTCCCATGTAGTCTGCAGTAGCTCGTTCCATTCCGGACTTTGCTAAAGTTTCGCCACGGATCATATTTCCACCACCCACAACCACAGCAACTTCTAGACCTAAGTCATGAACTTCTTTGATTTGTCCGGCAAGTGAAAATGTTTTATTGGTATCAATACCTAGTTCACCCTCACCGGCAAGAGCCTCGCCGGAGAGTTTGATAAGAATTCTTTTGAAACGCGGACTAGTTCCCACCTACTTGGAACCTCGAGAACCTACCAACAGTAATGTTCTCTCCAAATTTCGCAATGGCTTCTTGGAGAAGGTCATTGATGGTTTTGGAGTTGTCACGAATCGATTTTTGATGGATCAGACAAATCTCTTCAAAGTATTTTTTCATTTTACCAGGAAGGATCTTTTCGATTTGGTCTGCTTTTTTGCCTTCTTTTTCAAGAAGAGCTTTTTGTACACCCATCTCATTGTCAATTTCTGACTGAGGAATTGATTCTTCGTTTACGTAAAGTGGGTTCATCGCAGTGATTTGAAGAGCGATCTCTTTTCCAAGAGCTTCAAACGCTTCATTGTTTGCAACGAAGTCAGTTTCACAGTTCAGTTCTACAAGAACTCCTGTTTTTCCTGTTCCGTGAATGTAAGCGATGACTTTTCCTTCACCAGTTTCACGACCAGCACGTTTCGCTGCTTTCGCTAAACCTTTTTCTCTTAAATAAGTAACTGCTTTTTCAATATCACCACCCTTTTCTTCGAGGGCTTTTTTGCAGTCCATCATCCCCGCGCCTGTACGTTCGCGAAGATCTTTAATTTGTTCGGAGCTAACTGCCATTAGTATTATCCTTCTGTAGTAGGTTTTACTTCTGCCGCTTTTTTTGCAGCTTCTACATCCACAGGGATGTCTTTTGCAACTGGAGGAAGTTCATCGTCCATAATGAATTTTCCGGACTCATCATACTCACCTTGGTATTCAAGAGCAAGTTGTTCTGCGTCCATATCTTCAGCAAAATTAGTTTGGATCACTTCTCCACCTGTTCCTTCTAACACAGCATTTGCCATAGTATCAAGGAAAAGAGAAATAGCGCGGATTGCATCATCATTACCTGGAATTGGGTAATCAATTGGCTCTGGATCACAGTTTGTATCAATCACTGCAAACACTTTCAAACCAAGTTTTTTTGCTTCTTTCACAGCGATTTCTTCTTTTTTAGGATCGATCACAAAAAGAATTTCAGGCACAACAGCCATATCTTTAATTCCACCAAGTGTTTGGCGAAGTTTTTCTAACTCACGTTTGAGAGACAGTGCTTCTTTTTTAGTTCTAGCTTCTTGTTCGAAAGAGTTGTTCTCTTCCATTTGCTCAAGTCTTTTCAAACGAGCAATTGACTTCTTCACTGTGTTCCAGTTAGTAAGAAGACCACCTAACCAACGGTTAGATACATAGTACATACTGCACGCTTGTGCGGCTCTTTCAATAGCACCACGAGCTTGTTTTTTAGTTCCTACAAAAAGAACTTTCTTACCTTGACCGGTAAGTTTTTTCAAAGCATCGTAAGCTTCTTTTGTTTTTTGAACAGTCTTTTGAAGGTCGATGATGTGAATTCCGTTACGAGCAGTATAAACATACGGGCTCATTTTTGGATTCCAACGACGTGTTTGGTGACCGAAGTGTACGCCTGCTTCTAGCAGACTTTTCATGGAAATTACTGACATAGTTACCCCTTTTTTAATGCGAGATATCCAGACGCTACAAGACCAACGATACTTGCAGGGGTTAGCTGGAACTCGACTTTAATTATGTAAAGCTCTAATGATACTGGTGAATCGAACAAAAACCGAGAGAGGTATGTTGTGCCAAGAAGTCGGTCAAGGACCACTCCAGCCACAGCTCCCGCCATCAGTCCCAAAAAAAGCACGAGAAGTAGGTTCCCGATTTGGGTTTTGTTCATCCAAAAGCACCTTTGTCAAGCTTCCCTGTCAGGATTTGGAATTTAGGCAGATTGTCAAGGGGAAAGGTATCTGAAGGTTTCCGAATTCAAAACAAGAGGCAAAGAAGAAAGAATGAATCTTCGGAAAAACCCTTTTGATGGTTTGGGGCGCCTCCCCTCTTTTCGAAAAGTTCACTCAAATCGAAAAGGACCGGGCTCCTTCGGGGTGCGCTCTCGCTCCCGTCCGAAGAGGCTCAAAAACGCCCCTTCGGACCAAGCCCTTCAGATCCCTGGCGCAAAACGGTCTGGTTTTTCCTGGACCAAGAAAGAAAACCATTCACCCTACGGAGTTTTAGTCTTTTGGTTCATTGACAAATACTCAATTGACACAACGTTTAGATACCGTTGAATCACTACTCGAATCAGCCACTTCCCTATAAAAAAACAAACGATAACAGAAAAAGGATCCAAATGAGAAAGTTAATTGCTGCGATCAATATGACCATTGACGGATTTTGTGACCATACTTCCGGAATCCCAGACGAAGAAATTCACCAACATTACGCCGATCTTTTAAGAACTGCTGATACCGCATTCTATGGCAGAACCACTTACCAACTCATGGAATATTGGCGCACAGTCCTAAACCATCCTACGGGAGATAAAACAAAAGATGATTTTGCAAAGGCGATTGATCAGATCCAAAAAATTGTTTTTTCGCGAACTTTAAAAAATGTAGATTGGAAATCCGCTAAATTAGCCAATCAAAATCTCGAAAAAGAAGTATCCGACAAAAAACTGCAACCAGGAAAAGATATACTAGCCTGCAGTCCAAGTTTGATCGTTTCGTTAACAAAACTTAATTTAATAGACGAATACCAACTCTGCGTTCATCCCATCATTGCGGGTAGCGGTTTGACTTTATTCAAAGATATAAATGAACACATTAGACTAAAACTCACTCAAACCAAACCCTTTCGCTGTGGTGCAGTCCTTCTATATTATCAACCCACATAGAATGGGGCAAAGAAAAAGATAACTTTGAAAAAATGATTTTTGAAACAAAAAGATTACAGGTCTTAGAAGGGTTAAAGGAATCCAACGGATGAATACAAAAAAACACTACGAAAACCATCTGGGTCATTTTTATACCTGGATGCTCGGCGATTGGAAAACAAAACAAACCGAATTCCTAGAATTTCTCAAATCAAAATCACTGGCTGCTAAGGGCAAGGAAGTGGCGATTGATTTAGGTGCAGGTAATGGAATCCAATCAATCGCCTTATCTAAATTAAATTACGAAGTGATAGCAGTTGATTTTAATCAACAACTGCTATCTGAATTAGAAAAAAATGCAAAAGAGCAAAAACAACCCATTCAAATTGTAGATGCGGATATTCTGTCCGTATCACAATTCCAATCGAAACGACCTTCATTGCTTATCTGCTGCGGAGACACCCTTACCCATCTATCTTCTAAAGAAGAAATCAAAGAATTTTTAAAATCTTGTTATGAATGTTTAAAACCAGAAGGGAAACTACTTCTTTCCTTTCGTGACTATTCGATACCTCTCGAAGGAAATTCTCGTTTCATCCCAGTAATGTCAGATAATTCCAAAATTCATACCTGCATATTAGAATATGAGGAAAATCGAATTCGAGTCACAGACCAACTCTATGAAAAAAAGAAGGATGTGTGGGAAATGTCAATAGGTTCTTATTTCAAAACTCGCCTAAGAAAAGAAGAATGCCTTCATTATTTAGAAGAATTAGGATTTCAGATTGAATGGACAGAGATGTTCCAAAGAATGATCACCATTCTTGCCAAAAAATAAATCCAAAAGACCTAAACCAACAAACCAATCAGAATGATAAAAAAAGCCCCTTGTTAAAAATGCGGATATATCCCATGCCTTTCCTGAACGAGAGGTTTTTCCTTGGGACTCAGTTTCGCGCAAGGACCTATAGAGTTGCCCACCGCGACTAAGTGCCAGAAAAGACGCACCCTAAAAATCTTGGGAATAAAGTGAAGGAGATACACAAAAATCTGGACTTTCTTAGAGTCTAAGTAAACAAAACAATACAAATTCTTTACCTCAGGGAAATCCCATAATTTACTGTATATATTTCCTTGAATTTTTCTAATTCTAATTTTGCCCTATGGGATTGTTACCATGAAAGCCGAAGACACAATGAGCCTAGAGGACGCCAAAAAGAGAATCGCTGAATTGGAAAAAATCCTCCAGGAGAAGGAAGAAAATACCTATAAAACTTTTTTTGAGCAAGATGAAGAAGCCATTGTTGTTTTTGATATCGAAAGTCGATTGTTTACCGACTGTAATACAAAACTGACAGAAACACTTGGGTTTACTAAGGAAGAATTTACCAAACTATCCGTAATGGATATCAGCCCAAAACACCAACCTAATGGACAATTATCAGAATCTCTCGCCAAACATTATATTAGTGAAGGATTCAAATATGGGAACATACGATTTGATTGGGTTCACCTAAACGACAAGGCAGAGGAAGTTTTTTGCGAAGTCCGTTTATACAATTATACAACCGCCAATGGTGGAGCATTCGCAAGAGCAGTGATCCAAAAAAAAGACCAAGTGGTGCAACTTCAAAAAAAACTAGAACAAAAAGAAAAACTTTTATCTAAGGTTACACAAACACTTCCTGGAATCATTTATATCCAATCAATGGCTACCGATGAATTTCTGTATTTAAACAATACTTTAGAAACACAGTTAGGTTATGATTTTGATTCCATTTTAACATATGATTTTCTAATTAAAAATATTTTACATCCAGACGATGTCCCTCGTATCGACGAACATGCTAAACGGATGTTGTTAGAAAAAAATACGGATATTTACGAAATAGATTTTAGAGTATTTCATAAAAACGGAAACATTCATTGGCTTCGTGTTTGGGAAACTAACTTTTCTTTTAATGCAGAAGGAGTCCCAACAGAAGTATTAGGTATTGCTCAAGATATCACTAGCATCAAAAACATTGAATTTAACTTAAAAAAACAAAACGAACTCGGGGAAGAAATTCGTAGGACTTCTAAATCAGGGGTTTGGGAATGGACAGTGGCCACCGATACCATGTTTTGGACTCCAGATCTTTATTTTTTATTAGGTACCGATCCAAAAGACCTTACACCCACCAAGCAGAAGTTAATCGATTTTTTCACACCAGAATCTCGGGAAATTTTAATTTTTGCACTTAAAGACGCGGAGTTTCAAAAAGAATCGTTCGATTTAGAGTTAGAGATGATGGCTAAATCCAGATTTTGGGTTCGTGTCCAAGGAAAAACACTAGAAGATCCAAATCATCAAATCAAAATCATTGGAAGTATTGAAAACATAGATGACTCAAGGAAAAAAAGAATTGCACTTTTGGAAAATGAACTTCGATTCCACAAAGTGGCTGATCAGACAGGCCTTATCATTTATGATTATGATGTAGATTCTGGAAAAATTGTTTGGGACGGTGCCATCAAATCTGTATTAGGTTACGAAAAAGATGAATTTAATTTATTCGATATAGATGGTTGGGAAAACCTCCTTCACGAAGAAGACCGTTTACATACTGTCCAAGCACTCAAAGAATCCATTGCAACAAGAACTCCTTACAGAGCCTATTACCGAATCAAAAAAAAAGATGGTTCTTACACACCGATTGAAGAAAGAGGAGCCTTTTTATCCAAAGATTTTTCAGGGCCAGGGCGGCTTGTCGGTGTATTAGAAAATGTTTCTGCAAGAGTAGAGTTTCTCAAAACTATCGAAACCAAAGAAAAACGATTTCGAAATTTTTACAATTTTGCAAGTGAAGCCATTGTCATCACCGAAGAAGATAAAATCGTCGATGCTAATTTTGCCTTCCAGAAATTATTTGGATATGATTCCTTCCATGAAATCACAATTTCTAGTTTGATTGGCGACCCTTTATGGATGGGATTATCTTTTAAGGATAAAAGTTTTTCCACGGAAGGCCACACCAAATACGGAGTTTCAATCCCTTTACAAATTAACAAAAAAGCTTTAGGTGATGGAAGATACCTTCTTTCGTTTATAGATCTAACTTCAATTAATGAAGCGGAATCAATCAAACGAGCACTAGATGATATTCAAGAAAGAAATGATCGCATTGTTTCGCAAAAACTAGAACTCGAAAGAGCTTTAGAAGAATTAAGACTCACCCAATCTCAACTGATCCTAAACGAAAAAATGGCTTCGTTGGGCCAATTGATCGCTGGTATTGCTCACGAAGTTAACAATCCATTAGGTGCAATCAAAGCCTCGAGTGAATTGATTTTGAATAAAATAAAAGGTCAAATTCCTCGACAAAATGAAATCATTCATTTTTTAAATCAGAAACCAACAGAAGTAAGAGAAATTTATTTTGCTTGGCTCTTAAAATCTTTTAATACCAAAAACCATTTCCACGGCTCCGTTTCCAGAAAACAAAAAAGAATTTTAGCGGCTCATCTAAATGAACTAGGTTGCAAATATTCGGAAGAAATAGCTGAAGAAGTCATTGATCTCGGAATTCAAGATTCTTTTCCAATGATTGAACACCTCTCCAAGGAAGATGATTTTATAGAATTATTCAATTATGGAATTGATTATATCCAATCAGCTCAATATCTAAACTCAACACTCGAATCCATCCAACGTGTTTCAAAAATCTTATATGCGTTAAAAAACTTTGCTCACTTCGACAAACTCGGAGTAAAAGTAAAAGCTGACTTAATTTCCAATATAGAAACAGTTTTGACTCTCTACAACAACCAAATCAAAACGGGTATCACTGTAGTGAGGCATTACCCGGAAAATCTTTCACCAATTCTTTGTTATCCGGATGACCTTATACAGGTTTGGACAAATTTAATTTTTAATGCCATCCAAGCAATGAGTTACAAAGGGAAACTCACGATTTCTGTAAAAGAAAAACATTCGAACT encodes:
- the dxr gene encoding 1-deoxy-D-xylulose-5-phosphate reductoisomerase translates to MVGVSVLGISGSVGSSTVKVLRQFKDSFSLRSFSVHSNLDLAKSLMGEFSPEVISITDSKLEGALGSKYKSTTILYGEDSLSDLVRLSSVSVVVTAVVGARGVRPTIAAIEAGKKIAIANKETLVTFGPLINRLVAKYNTLMVPVDSEHNALFQLIEREKRSNIRAITLTASGGSFRTLPIEELEHVSVKQALNHPTWSMGPKITVDSAGLINKGLEVIEAHFLFGFSYDEIEVVIHPQSLTHGIIETLDGACLQYTSHPDMIYPIAHSLFYPTPTPKMLIERKPSTWKTLEFFPPDLGRYPGLKLAFQAGRVGGTAPSVFNAANEEAVALFLEEKISFIAIPKLIESALNKIANAFPDDLEGYLEKDQETREFIQKEFRRGGVTI
- a CDS encoding phosphatidate cytidylyltransferase yields the protein MSETTLRILSAIVLTFVYVFMIFHSSFYYLEFYAFGCITIYLGLKELYAFCRREDSKPFFGTGLFFSILIFTVYYIQFLGLQFEVTPPAFVLELSKILREGFHPIPFLLIALSLTVWILQILKRPLDGALFSASATILGPIYLAIPIGHFLLLLAFPFGAYYIFLVSVITFMSDAGAYFGGRWFGKHPAGLKISPKKTWEGYVTGNITAVVGVQILNFTWEHFSGVKLPIGVIESVIVAFVVSVISVMGDLAESAMKRDAKIKDSGSLIPGHGGVLDLADALLFTVPVIYYYFLFKGILGYAV
- a CDS encoding isoprenyl transferase, with the protein product MKLNSIPAHIAVIMDGNGRWAESQGKKRTEGHREGANAIDRLLDVALEYKIPNISLYAFSTENWKRPITEIQAIFGLLVEFIETRLDTIHQKGIRIHHSGARNKLSKTVLSKIDHAMAVTKKNKKLTANFCLNYGGHEEILSNFSRVMAARKSKKETLDKPISTKEFEKYLYTSPLPPVDLLIRTAGEQRISNFLLWQSAYAEMYFTNTLWPDFGRTSLEEALLFFDSRKRKFGGLL
- the frr gene encoding ribosome recycling factor, giving the protein MVDEIIKSMQSKMDKTVDALKKDFGTIRTGKANPMMVEDVRVDYYGTLTPLNQLGKIACPEPRVILITPFEKGMLKDIEKAIFAASLGLTPNNDGSSIRINIPELTGERRKELAKVVKQKAEEKKVAIRNIRRDANDELKKHQAEMSQDELKGHQDKIQKITDSYIAKLGDLEKEKEKEITTL
- the pyrH gene encoding UMP kinase; the encoded protein is MGTSPRFKRILIKLSGEALAGEGELGIDTNKTFSLAGQIKEVHDLGLEVAVVVGGGNMIRGETLAKSGMERATADYMGMLGTIMNGLALQDACEKQGMFTRVLSAIEMKSVAEPYIRRRAVRHLEKNRVIIFAGGTGNPYFTTDTTASLRAVEVGCEVILKATKVDGVYTADPKKDPTAKRYLEVSFMESIKHRLKVMDSTALSLCMDNNMPIIVFDIFKAGNLRKLIDGEPIGTLISNSEEVILDGR
- the tsf gene encoding translation elongation factor Ts; this translates as MAVSSEQIKDLRERTGAGMMDCKKALEEKGGDIEKAVTYLREKGLAKAAKRAGRETGEGKVIAYIHGTGKTGVLVELNCETDFVANNEAFEALGKEIALQITAMNPLYVNEESIPQSEIDNEMGVQKALLEKEGKKADQIEKILPGKMKKYFEEICLIHQKSIRDNSKTINDLLQEAIAKFGENITVGRFSRFQVGGN
- the rpsB gene encoding 30S ribosomal protein S2, encoding MSVISMKSLLEAGVHFGHQTRRWNPKMSPYVYTARNGIHIIDLQKTVQKTKEAYDALKKLTGQGKKVLFVGTKKQARGAIERAAQACSMYYVSNRWLGGLLTNWNTVKKSIARLKRLEQMEENNSFEQEARTKKEALSLKRELEKLRQTLGGIKDMAVVPEILFVIDPKKEEIAVKEAKKLGLKVFAVIDTNCDPEPIDYPIPGNDDAIRAISLFLDTMANAVLEGTGGEVIQTNFAEDMDAEQLALEYQGEYDESGKFIMDDELPPVAKDIPVDVEAAKKAAEVKPTTEG
- a CDS encoding dihydrofolate reductase family protein, whose protein sequence is MRKLIAAINMTIDGFCDHTSGIPDEEIHQHYADLLRTADTAFYGRTTYQLMEYWRTVLNHPTGDKTKDDFAKAIDQIQKIVFSRTLKNVDWKSAKLANQNLEKEVSDKKLQPGKDILACSPSLIVSLTKLNLIDEYQLCVHPIIAGSGLTLFKDINEHIRLKLTQTKPFRCGAVLLYYQPT
- a CDS encoding class I SAM-dependent methyltransferase, giving the protein MNTKKHYENHLGHFYTWMLGDWKTKQTEFLEFLKSKSLAAKGKEVAIDLGAGNGIQSIALSKLNYEVIAVDFNQQLLSELEKNAKEQKQPIQIVDADILSVSQFQSKRPSLLICCGDTLTHLSSKEEIKEFLKSCYECLKPEGKLLLSFRDYSIPLEGNSRFIPVMSDNSKIHTCILEYEENRIRVTDQLYEKKKDVWEMSIGSYFKTRLRKEECLHYLEELGFQIEWTEMFQRMITILAKK
- a CDS encoding PAS domain-containing protein, encoding MKAEDTMSLEDAKKRIAELEKILQEKEENTYKTFFEQDEEAIVVFDIESRLFTDCNTKLTETLGFTKEEFTKLSVMDISPKHQPNGQLSESLAKHYISEGFKYGNIRFDWVHLNDKAEEVFCEVRLYNYTTANGGAFARAVIQKKDQVVQLQKKLEQKEKLLSKVTQTLPGIIYIQSMATDEFLYLNNTLETQLGYDFDSILTYDFLIKNILHPDDVPRIDEHAKRMLLEKNTDIYEIDFRVFHKNGNIHWLRVWETNFSFNAEGVPTEVLGIAQDITSIKNIEFNLKKQNELGEEIRRTSKSGVWEWTVATDTMFWTPDLYFLLGTDPKDLTPTKQKLIDFFTPESREILIFALKDAEFQKESFDLELEMMAKSRFWVRVQGKTLEDPNHQIKIIGSIENIDDSRKKRIALLENELRFHKVADQTGLIIYDYDVDSGKIVWDGAIKSVLGYEKDEFNLFDIDGWENLLHEEDRLHTVQALKESIATRTPYRAYYRIKKKDGSYTPIEERGAFLSKDFSGPGRLVGVLENVSARVEFLKTIETKEKRFRNFYNFASEAIVITEEDKIVDANFAFQKLFGYDSFHEITISSLIGDPLWMGLSFKDKSFSTEGHTKYGVSIPLQINKKALGDGRYLLSFIDLTSINEAESIKRALDDIQERNDRIVSQKLELERALEELRLTQSQLILNEKMASLGQLIAGIAHEVNNPLGAIKASSELILNKIKGQIPRQNEIIHFLNQKPTEVREIYFAWLLKSFNTKNHFHGSVSRKQKRILAAHLNELGCKYSEEIAEEVIDLGIQDSFPMIEHLSKEDDFIELFNYGIDYIQSAQYLNSTLESIQRVSKILYALKNFAHFDKLGVKVKADLISNIETVLTLYNNQIKTGITVVRHYPENLSPILCYPDDLIQVWTNLIFNAIQAMSYKGKLTISVKEKHSNSNRTPFLEVTIEDNGSGIPESIKDRIFEPFFTTKELGEGSGLGLDIVRRVILKHNGHIEVESVPGKTCFTVLLPIERENKDQTKV